The following coding sequences lie in one Plasmodium sp. gorilla clade G2 genome assembly, chromosome: 11 genomic window:
- a CDS encoding deubiquinating/deneddylating enzyme, which translates to MAGDNENILDEWCLIESNPCIFYDMLKRMGASNISVEDVYSLSYFDDYINNKENIHMNHILGVDKYMGEKNKTLDKENKENNIVDNVVDLYKNDICIEDKYNKLLKHHSYIYGIIFLFNIGKNYKRNKYIEHNVPDNLFFAKQVIPNACATQAILSIVLNKDIELNDEIKNIKTFSLNFDSSMKGLTLSNCTFLRNIHNSYKPAIYLDKDDMHHDKKKSEDAFHFVSYINFENKVYLLDGLQNGPVLINAYDENKATTKKNNENNNNNEKNNNNDNNNNDNNNNDNNNDNNNDKHWLEISREHIKKEIDEICNSQTDNDVRFNIIAVMKDKEYIIQEFINIHRILKQRVNIKLIDLGQDIELSDEINEDDFSFLNDIPSIENLPNNIETLYNIVNKSNLEINYLLSLLHEQTEIKKLWNKELTFKFFNFYPFIMSSLNLLAKHKLLKDAYQKEKEKNKTNS; encoded by the coding sequence ATGGCAGgagataatgaaaatattctaGATGAGTGGTGTTTAATAGAGAGTAACCcatgtatattttatgatatgCTTAAACGTATGGGTGCTAGCAATATATCAGTAGAAGATGTGTATAGTTTATCTTATTTtgatgattatataaataataaagagaatatacatatgaatcATATATTGGGTGTTGATAAATATATgggagaaaaaaataaaacattagATAAAgagaataaagaaaataatattgttgATAATGTAGTGGATTTATATAAGAATGATATATGTATtgaagataaatataataaattattaaaacatcatagttatatatatggtatcatattcttatttaatattggaaagaattataaaagaaataaatatattgaacaTAACGTTCctgataatttattttttgctaAACAAGTTATTCCAAATGCATGTGCTACACAAGCTATTTTATCTATTGTCTTGAATAAGGATATAGaattaaatgatgaaataaaaaatataaaaacattcaGTTTGAATTTTGATAGTTCAATGAAAGGATTGACTTTATCAAATTGTACTTTTCTTCGTAACATacataattcatataaacCTGCAATTTATTTAGATAAAGACGATATGCAtcatgataaaaaaaaaagtgaagacgcctttcattttgtttcttatattaattttgaaaataaagTATATTTATTGGATGGTTTACAAAATGGACCTGTCCTTATAAATGCTTACGATGAAAATAAAGCaaccacaaaaaaaaataatgaaaataataataataatgaaaagaataataataatgataacaataataatgataacaataataatgataacaataatgacaataataatgacaaACATTGGTTAGAAATTTCTAGagaacatattaaaaaagaaatcgaTGAAATATGTAACTCACAAACAGATAATGATGTTCGTTTTAACATTATTGCAGTTATGAaagataaagaatatattattcaagaatttataaatatacatcgTATACTTAAACAAAGAGTTAACATTAAATTAATTGATCTTGGACAAGATATTGAATTGTCAGATGAAATTAATGAAGAcgatttttcatttttaaacgATATACCTTCAATAGAAAATCTTCCAAACAATATAGAaactttatataatatagtaaataaatcaaacttagaaattaattatttactATCATTATTACATGAACAAacagaaattaaaaaattatggaaTAAAGAACTtacttttaaattttttaatttttatccCTTCATTATGTCTTCTCTTAATTTGTTGGCTAAGCACAAATTATTGAAAGATGCttatcaaaaagaaaaagaaaaaaataaaacaaactCTTAA